A portion of the Bacillus sp. es.034 genome contains these proteins:
- a CDS encoding fumarylacetoacetate hydrolase family protein: MRIIRYLKGEQKQLAAVTDENDVFDLPFTDFMSLIDEAREHDKTPFDIIKQSKGNVKKQALEGLQITTPIDAPEVWASGVTYKKSREARNYEATQGKLDRETFYDKVYDAVRPEIFFKSTAARTVGPNTPVYLRSDSNWQIPEPELGLVIDKEGTVLGYTVGNDMSCRDIEGENPLYLPQAKVWKNSCSIGPAILLKECVADPYSLQIICRIYRGEELVFFGDAYVNQLKRTLEELVHYLVLDNDILDGTVLLTGTCVVPPNEFTLSENDRIEIEIPGIGILNNPVLQSEGSKQTAKG, from the coding sequence ATGAGAATTATTCGGTATCTAAAAGGTGAGCAGAAACAACTGGCTGCAGTTACAGATGAAAATGATGTATTTGATCTTCCATTTACAGATTTTATGTCTCTGATTGATGAAGCACGTGAACATGATAAAACTCCGTTTGACATTATAAAACAATCTAAAGGGAATGTGAAGAAGCAGGCACTGGAAGGCCTTCAAATTACCACTCCTATTGATGCTCCTGAGGTTTGGGCATCCGGTGTAACATATAAGAAAAGTCGGGAAGCGAGAAATTATGAAGCTACTCAGGGAAAGCTTGATCGTGAAACGTTCTATGACAAAGTGTATGATGCAGTACGACCAGAAATCTTCTTTAAATCTACAGCAGCAAGAACGGTGGGACCGAACACTCCTGTATATCTCAGGTCAGATTCAAATTGGCAGATTCCAGAACCGGAATTAGGGCTGGTTATTGACAAAGAGGGAACAGTGCTCGGTTACACCGTTGGAAACGACATGAGTTGCCGAGACATTGAAGGAGAAAATCCTCTTTATCTGCCTCAGGCGAAAGTCTGGAAAAATTCCTGTTCAATCGGACCGGCAATTTTATTAAAAGAGTGTGTTGCAGATCCTTATAGTCTTCAAATCATCTGCAGGATTTACCGAGGAGAAGAGCTTGTATTCTTTGGTGATGCATATGTAAATCAGTTGAAACGGACACTGGAAGAACTCGTACACTACTTAGTTCTTGACAACGATATTCTAGACGGAACAGTGCTTCTTACAGGTACATGTGTTGTACCTCCAAACGAATTTACTTTATCAGAAAATGATCGAATCGAAATAGAAATTCCAGGTATCGGTATACTCAACAACCCAGTATTACAAAGTGAAGGCTCAAAGCAAACAGCTAAGGGGTGA
- a CDS encoding dihydroxy-acid dehydratase, producing the protein MTHLYPLIDNSVNPYRDNVQGKANEPITVAALLDRSKQTLGTTYEGGKPDWTLEEIYDRLENNAPRIAVIGGSSDHPAHVMDHQTTARAALRIWQNGGVPFYFSTPVMCDGTAQSNQGMSYSLQSRNAVAQMVVNQLEAHSYHGAFVIQGCDKQPLGVVSALAHVDRIRRTRGEAPFFATFAPAHVLEGGSIPDDVLDELENLAIKAEADGFTDVAVDLRDTMAYILQCSSNTAFQGVFERAYERGILTKEQHKYFEKRLAVSTCDGQGGVCAFNGTGNSSRHLVAGMGLVHPAVELLTDPPSQRQINAVLDSFATMINEEKYGVSNIVAANIKNAIRIHSASGGSTNLMMHIVAGMLYAGYKFSLWDLDRIHHEHPIPDLFDYSLTEGRDIYSLAMQCCSGNSRGMESLFYELLENGVPMDQDAPTVAAKTWKERLAITRSLQALNVKENPVILSTPRRGFSGVDVLKGNFFESAVVKISGMPTPQLDQFDDKLAFVLYFENEDDANRSLLDSNLLTNIKKNKLFQYNLLLETLKYNNEVEWESLKEAPYDMLFDEMAEKGILKISVIIAGQGPVAFGMPEMFTPMQHINANRVMKKVATIISDGRYSGVTYGAAIGHMTPEAYEGGGIGLLETGDIVHLQLRRRRIDFVEKTQLILGNVIHSFPESLREERRVLVEERKQHMKTRQKMVAASNRMYGHTDAANGVVPLAVVEDAVLDYEKDVLLHEVQHNR; encoded by the coding sequence ATGACACATTTATACCCGCTTATAGATAACTCAGTAAATCCCTATCGTGATAATGTACAGGGAAAAGCAAATGAACCGATTACAGTAGCCGCTTTACTTGACCGCTCAAAACAAACACTGGGTACAACGTACGAAGGGGGTAAGCCGGATTGGACCTTGGAAGAAATTTATGACCGGCTTGAGAATAATGCCCCTAGAATTGCAGTTATCGGGGGGTCTTCAGATCACCCTGCGCATGTTATGGATCATCAAACTACTGCTAGAGCAGCACTCCGTATATGGCAGAACGGGGGAGTACCATTTTATTTTTCAACCCCTGTAATGTGTGATGGAACGGCCCAAAGTAATCAAGGAATGAGTTATTCTCTTCAAAGTCGAAATGCTGTAGCACAAATGGTTGTGAATCAACTAGAAGCCCACAGTTATCATGGAGCCTTTGTCATTCAAGGATGCGACAAACAGCCGCTAGGGGTAGTAAGTGCATTGGCTCATGTTGACCGTATAAGACGCACCCGTGGTGAAGCACCGTTTTTCGCTACATTTGCACCAGCTCATGTGCTAGAAGGCGGTTCAATTCCAGATGATGTATTGGATGAACTTGAGAACTTGGCAATAAAAGCGGAAGCGGATGGCTTTACAGATGTGGCAGTTGACTTGAGAGACACTATGGCGTATATATTGCAGTGTTCATCAAATACAGCATTCCAGGGAGTGTTTGAACGGGCATACGAACGAGGCATCTTAACAAAAGAACAACATAAATATTTTGAAAAACGGTTGGCTGTGTCGACATGTGATGGTCAAGGCGGAGTATGCGCTTTTAATGGAACAGGTAACAGTTCACGTCATTTAGTTGCAGGTATGGGGCTTGTTCACCCTGCGGTTGAGCTATTGACCGATCCTCCATCCCAACGGCAAATCAACGCAGTCCTTGACAGTTTTGCCACGATGATCAATGAAGAAAAATATGGTGTCTCAAATATAGTCGCTGCCAACATTAAAAATGCTATACGTATTCACAGTGCATCTGGAGGCTCAACAAATCTTATGATGCACATTGTCGCAGGAATGCTCTATGCGGGGTACAAATTTAGCCTTTGGGATCTTGATCGGATTCACCACGAACATCCGATCCCAGATTTGTTCGATTACAGTCTGACTGAAGGCAGGGATATTTATTCGCTGGCTATGCAATGCTGCAGTGGAAACAGCAGGGGAATGGAATCACTCTTTTATGAACTGCTTGAAAATGGTGTACCGATGGATCAAGATGCACCGACTGTGGCGGCGAAGACTTGGAAAGAGCGTCTGGCGATTACACGAAGCCTTCAAGCTTTAAATGTAAAAGAAAATCCAGTCATTCTTTCAACACCACGAAGAGGATTTAGTGGGGTGGATGTGTTAAAAGGAAACTTCTTTGAGAGCGCTGTCGTAAAAATTAGCGGTATGCCGACACCCCAGCTTGATCAGTTCGATGATAAGCTTGCATTTGTCCTCTACTTTGAAAATGAAGATGATGCAAATAGAAGTCTCCTTGATTCGAATCTGCTTACTAACATTAAGAAGAATAAACTGTTTCAGTACAACCTTCTTCTTGAAACATTGAAGTACAACAATGAGGTGGAATGGGAGAGTTTAAAGGAAGCTCCGTATGATATGTTGTTTGACGAGATGGCTGAAAAAGGAATCTTGAAAATTTCTGTCATCATAGCAGGCCAGGGACCTGTAGCCTTCGGGATGCCTGAAATGTTTACACCAATGCAGCATATTAACGCAAATCGTGTGATGAAAAAGGTAGCAACAATCATTAGTGATGGACGCTACTCTGGTGTAACGTATGGTGCGGCAATCGGTCACATGACGCCCGAAGCATACGAAGGGGGAGGAATTGGTTTACTTGAAACGGGAGACATTGTGCATCTTCAACTTCGTAGGCGTCGGATAGATTTTGTAGAAAAAACACAATTAATCTTAGGAAACGTTATCCATTCATTTCCAGAGAGTTTGAGGGAAGAAAGACGAGTACTTGTGGAAGAGCGAAAACAGCATATGAAAACCCGTCAAAAAATGGTGGCAGCAAGTAATCGTATGTATGGACATACAGATGCAGCCAACGGAGTGGTCCCTCTAGCTGTTGTTGAAGATGCTGTACTGGATTATGAAAAAGACGTTCTGCTTCATGAGGTCCAGCATAATCGTTAA
- a CDS encoding IclR family transcriptional regulator — protein sequence MPIIQSVERALKIMDLFDERERELTITEISKRMNLHKSTIHSLLKTLQEQRYISQNEENGKYRLGMKLFERGNMVLSHFDLRNVARKYLEKLSATTNLTVHLVILDGQEGVYIDKVEGSGVTVLYSRIGRRVPIHTSAVGKALISTKTNSELDQFLENYEYTKLTANSIGSKEELLEEIQKVRLSGYSMDNEENEPGIVCFAVPIKDYSGKVIAGVSMSMPASKASEENRKKNVEMLKECSSNISKDLGYEYQKI from the coding sequence ATGCCAATTATCCAATCTGTGGAGCGTGCATTAAAAATAATGGATTTATTTGACGAACGGGAAAGAGAATTAACAATTACCGAAATTAGTAAACGAATGAATTTGCATAAAAGTACTATACATTCATTATTGAAAACTTTACAGGAACAGCGCTATATCTCTCAAAATGAGGAAAATGGGAAATATCGTCTTGGTATGAAGCTATTCGAACGAGGAAATATGGTTTTAAGTCACTTTGATCTTCGAAATGTAGCCAGAAAATATCTTGAAAAGTTGTCTGCAACTACAAATTTAACAGTGCATCTCGTTATTCTAGACGGTCAGGAAGGGGTGTATATCGACAAAGTGGAGGGAAGCGGTGTCACTGTGTTGTATTCCCGGATAGGACGTCGAGTTCCGATTCATACAAGTGCTGTAGGAAAGGCGCTCATTTCAACAAAAACGAATTCCGAGCTGGATCAGTTTCTAGAAAATTACGAGTACACAAAATTAACAGCCAATTCTATTGGTTCAAAAGAAGAGTTGCTGGAAGAAATCCAAAAAGTCCGGTTAAGTGGATACTCAATGGATAATGAAGAAAATGAACCTGGCATAGTTTGCTTCGCTGTACCGATCAAAGACTATTCAGGTAAGGTAATAGCTGGTGTGAGCATGTCTATGCCTGCCTCAAAAGCAAGTGAAGAAAATAGAAAAAAGAACGTAGAAATGCTAAAAGAGTGCAGTAGTAATATTTCAAAAGATTTAGGTTATGAATATCAAAAAATATAA
- a CDS encoding UxaA family hydrolase: MSEFKTLYLSNKDNVAVALSEIPDQSEVKIEIDGLMIQVKIIESIRFGHKFAVKAIPPGEDIIKYGEVIGSATVPIEAGEHVHVHNLEGKRGRGDKIVQ; encoded by the coding sequence TTGAGTGAATTTAAAACATTGTATTTAAGCAACAAGGATAACGTCGCTGTGGCGTTATCAGAAATACCTGATCAATCAGAAGTAAAGATAGAAATTGACGGTTTAATGATCCAGGTGAAAATTATTGAATCTATACGCTTTGGTCATAAGTTTGCGGTGAAAGCGATTCCTCCCGGTGAAGACATTATTAAATATGGAGAAGTAATTGGATCGGCGACAGTTCCAATTGAGGCAGGGGAACATGTCCACGTTCATAATTTAGAAGGGAAAAGAGGAAGGGGTGACAAGATTGTTCAATGA
- a CDS encoding lactate racemase domain-containing protein, which translates to MSIIYDILKDIPIPKMVKVKQSFMDKEIPDVAEAVRKTLNDTNVLERIKEGDSVAIAVGSRGVSDLPILVRETVSAVRNAGGKPFIVPAMGSHGGATAEGQADVLKQLGVSEETVHASIRSTMEVVKIGELPNGLPVYIDKLAYEADKIIVINRVKPHTAFRGPVESGLTKMITIGLGKQKGAEAAHSFSFKYMAEHVQQMANITLNTTPIIFGLATIENAYDRPVKVIAVPAEEISMVEPELLKEAKSLMPSILFDSFDVLIVDELGKEISGDGMDPNITGRFATPYANGGPDVKRTVVLSLTRKTHGNANGIGLADMTTKQVMDEIDFEKGYANALTSTVIEVVKLPMVLDTKELAVKAAIKTCNAFDLNKARVVRIKNTLEIGEIWISESMIEEARRKSNLEIISDLEKLDLS; encoded by the coding sequence ATGAGCATTATTTATGACATATTAAAAGACATCCCCATTCCGAAAATGGTGAAAGTGAAACAGTCATTTATGGATAAAGAAATCCCTGATGTAGCAGAAGCAGTCAGGAAAACATTGAATGACACAAACGTTCTGGAACGAATTAAAGAAGGTGACAGCGTAGCTATAGCTGTTGGAAGCAGGGGAGTTTCAGATCTTCCTATTTTAGTCCGTGAAACGGTTTCGGCCGTTCGAAATGCAGGAGGGAAGCCATTTATTGTTCCTGCAATGGGCAGTCATGGAGGGGCGACTGCTGAAGGGCAGGCAGATGTACTAAAACAATTAGGAGTATCAGAAGAAACAGTTCATGCTTCTATTCGATCTACAATGGAAGTGGTTAAAATTGGTGAGCTTCCGAATGGTCTTCCAGTTTACATCGATAAACTTGCTTATGAAGCGGATAAAATCATTGTCATAAACCGAGTGAAGCCGCACACTGCCTTCCGGGGTCCAGTAGAAAGCGGTTTAACCAAAATGATTACGATTGGTCTAGGTAAGCAAAAAGGTGCAGAGGCAGCTCATTCATTTAGTTTTAAATATATGGCAGAACATGTGCAACAGATGGCCAATATCACTTTGAATACCACGCCAATCATCTTTGGGCTTGCAACAATAGAAAATGCTTATGACCGCCCAGTGAAAGTAATTGCTGTTCCGGCAGAGGAAATTAGTATGGTTGAACCAGAATTATTAAAAGAAGCAAAATCACTTATGCCGAGCATCCTTTTTGATTCCTTCGATGTACTTATCGTCGATGAGTTAGGTAAGGAAATTTCAGGTGACGGTATGGACCCAAATATTACAGGAAGGTTCGCAACTCCTTATGCAAACGGTGGACCAGATGTCAAACGGACAGTCGTTCTCAGTTTAACGAGAAAAACTCATGGTAATGCAAATGGAATTGGTCTAGCGGATATGACGACCAAACAGGTAATGGATGAAATTGATTTTGAAAAAGGGTATGCAAATGCATTAACTAGTACGGTCATCGAAGTAGTAAAGCTTCCTATGGTACTTGATACGAAAGAGTTAGCCGTAAAGGCGGCAATTAAAACATGTAATGCATTTGATTTAAACAAGGCAAGAGTGGTAAGGATCAAAAACACACTGGAGATCGGCGAAATATGGATTTCTGAAAGTATGATAGAAGAAGCAAGAAGAAAGAGCAATCTTGAGATTATTTCTGACCTGGAAAAATTGGATCTTAGTTAA